A single genomic interval of Leptospira dzoumogneensis harbors:
- a CDS encoding LIC10729 family protein — protein sequence MDWRRIAILLFLILAAAGQGPIGQENRKTKNFENFSKPMGGENYISEDYKTFPELSIWAYHNGLKLAPDRKDPAPGAGTGRLFDNQCKMVPETGLDILLIADPNRKDIIYVYFDLTLFSKTENAAILPDRELRISANGILKRTIRFPDANLYSKSIYAVTPPVYITVDPSELREGRLNLNLTPLAGEKGRFWGVWDVFLSYTAPEYP from the coding sequence ATGGACTGGCGCCGAATTGCAATTCTCTTATTCTTAATTCTTGCCGCTGCCGGACAGGGTCCGATCGGTCAGGAAAATCGGAAAACGAAAAATTTTGAGAATTTCTCCAAACCGATGGGGGGAGAAAACTATATTTCCGAGGATTATAAAACCTTTCCCGAACTTTCGATATGGGCCTATCATAACGGTTTGAAATTGGCTCCGGATAGAAAGGATCCTGCTCCCGGCGCCGGGACGGGACGCCTATTCGATAACCAATGTAAAATGGTCCCGGAAACTGGGTTGGATATCCTACTCATCGCCGATCCGAACAGAAAAGACATTATCTACGTTTATTTTGATCTCACACTATTCTCCAAAACGGAAAATGCGGCGATTTTGCCGGATAGGGAACTCAGGATTTCCGCAAATGGGATCCTAAAAAGAACGATCCGCTTTCCGGACGCGAATTTATACTCAAAGTCCATCTATGCAGTAACTCCTCCAGTCTATATCACTGTAGATCCGTCCGAGTTGAGAGAAGGCAGACTGAATTTGAATCTTACACCGCTGGCGGGAGAAAAGGGTAGGTTTTGGGGAGTTTGGGACGTGTTTTTGTCCTACACCGCCCCGGAATATCCATGA
- a CDS encoding STAS domain-containing protein, with the protein MEISIRKSSETNIISLSGSLDIYTSIDLKNFFEQNIDRTNNNVVINLEKLNYIDSSGIGMLIKQLNYVQELSGKFFIANMKPAIEKVFKVAGLTSYFQTLSESEFTSQFP; encoded by the coding sequence ATGGAAATCAGCATTAGAAAATCCAGCGAAACAAATATAATCAGCCTCTCCGGGAGCCTGGACATCTATACGTCCATAGATCTCAAAAACTTTTTCGAACAGAACATTGATCGAACCAACAATAACGTTGTGATCAACCTGGAAAAGTTAAACTATATCGATTCCTCCGGGATCGGGATGTTGATTAAACAACTGAATTATGTCCAAGAATTGAGCGGAAAATTTTTCATCGCGAACATGAAACCTGCGATCGAAAAAGTTTTCAAAGTAGCGGGATTGACTTCTTATTTCCAAACTCTTTCAGAGTCCGAGTTCACTAGCCAGTTTCCCTGA
- a CDS encoding LIC_12936 family protein, producing MKKPFILLLLIFLFSWEIFSQDFEKDGQIKILPYEPLQVRDIEGLTKDIKDFHKRIEDMLPFLNSRKKIIDNEYFQFVPAMENFNFPVRDRFLVDKKFYLKVSGGEGSLKLDGVRFITRKSLVTKLRPINDEIGELKNEKVIASDISSIVLVVKRKTDAGTKEEVYNLGNIRSPYQRVKFVRSYRDNLAEVVQAIDKYVEGTIRADRKDVDTMLDGLEGGGSYQEYNSNR from the coding sequence ATGAAGAAACCGTTCATCTTACTTCTTTTGATCTTCTTATTCAGTTGGGAAATATTTTCTCAGGACTTCGAGAAGGACGGTCAGATCAAAATTCTTCCTTACGAACCTTTGCAGGTCCGTGACATAGAAGGACTCACAAAAGATATCAAGGATTTCCATAAAAGGATCGAGGATATGCTCCCTTTCCTGAACAGTCGGAAAAAAATTATTGATAATGAGTATTTCCAGTTTGTTCCTGCGATGGAAAATTTTAACTTCCCGGTCCGCGACAGATTTTTAGTAGATAAAAAGTTTTATTTAAAAGTTTCAGGGGGAGAAGGTTCCCTAAAACTAGATGGAGTCCGCTTCATCACCCGAAAATCACTGGTTACTAAACTCAGACCGATCAACGACGAGATCGGAGAGTTAAAAAACGAGAAGGTTATAGCCTCCGATATTTCTAGCATTGTTTTAGTCGTAAAAAGAAAAACGGATGCGGGAACAAAAGAAGAAGTATATAATCTAGGAAATATCAGAAGCCCGTACCAAAGAGTCAAGTTTGTACGTTCCTATCGAGACAATCTTGCAGAAGTGGTCCAAGCAATAGACAAATATGTGGAAGGAACGATCCGAGCAGACAGAAAGGATGTGGATACCATGCTGGACGGTTTGGAAGGCGGCGGTTCCTACCAGGAATATAATTCGAATCGTTAA
- a CDS encoding J domain-containing protein encodes MSSAWTDHYRVLGLNYGASLESIKHRYRELAKIFHPDNRLTGSKPVFLKVLESYQVLSKPEERSRFDQEFKIRKKEEHAKNGIYLIPPSRILFATQAVEFARRGLLRAGMRSRDRKKYTGIYHDIRICLKPEELLGRIFAAIPLVVRSICPECRGSDLNCASCGGKGSYKSYRYLKWSPEPGSLIPGRIYTLDLSGFRPDVFTHFKKRILKVKIELFQGQKK; translated from the coding sequence ATGAGTTCGGCCTGGACAGATCATTATCGGGTTCTGGGCCTGAACTACGGTGCAAGCCTTGAATCTATCAAACATAGATATAGGGAGCTCGCCAAAATTTTCCATCCGGACAATCGGCTCACAGGCTCCAAACCAGTATTCTTGAAAGTTTTGGAATCGTATCAGGTACTTTCCAAACCGGAAGAACGTTCTCGTTTCGATCAAGAATTTAAGATCCGAAAGAAGGAAGAACATGCAAAAAACGGAATATATCTTATTCCGCCTTCCAGGATCTTATTCGCTACCCAAGCAGTTGAATTTGCAAGAAGGGGCCTTCTTCGCGCCGGAATGAGAAGCAGGGATCGCAAAAAATACACCGGCATCTATCATGATATTCGGATCTGCCTCAAACCGGAAGAGTTATTGGGTAGAATATTCGCAGCCATTCCTTTAGTAGTCAGATCCATTTGCCCGGAATGTAGAGGTTCCGATCTGAACTGCGCTTCTTGCGGCGGAAAGGGATCCTATAAAAGTTATAGATACCTAAAATGGAGTCCGGAACCGGGGAGTTTGATCCCCGGCAGGATCTATACTTTGGACTTATCCGGATTTCGCCCAGACGTATTTACTCATTTCAAGAAGAGAATCTTAAAAGTTAAAATTGAACTCTTCCAGGGTCAAAAAAAATAG
- a CDS encoding type I phosphomannose isomerase catalytic subunit, protein MQKVFKFEPIYKEKVWGGRKLETVLGRSIPSGDIGESWEISDYGSDLSRITNGECSGKTFREVYTSDPDLVLGKPFKGQSFPLLIKLIDAKEKLSVQVHPDDAYAEKFDPESAGKKEAWTVLQADKGSKLVCGFSKQTNKEEFSEYVQTNRVEEILNEVEVKELDSFLLNPGRIHAIGGGILLMEVQQSSDSTYRVYDYGRPRELHLKKALDVLDFSSADPKDRLVPKQIDSFEFSRSVLTANDKFRMEILEIDSNKKFSLPSFSSEPVFHVLMVLSGECKLEDLDLKTGDTVLVTASGIKEGVTCESKSSFLRLAWSGPGSDWIQYS, encoded by the coding sequence ATGCAGAAGGTTTTCAAATTCGAGCCTATCTATAAGGAAAAAGTCTGGGGCGGTAGAAAATTAGAAACCGTATTGGGGCGATCCATCCCTTCGGGTGATATTGGAGAGTCTTGGGAGATTTCGGATTACGGTTCGGATCTTTCCAGAATTACGAACGGAGAATGTTCCGGAAAAACTTTCAGAGAGGTATATACTTCCGATCCAGACTTAGTTCTCGGAAAACCTTTTAAAGGACAAAGTTTTCCTTTATTGATCAAATTGATCGATGCTAAAGAAAAATTATCAGTACAAGTACATCCGGATGACGCATATGCGGAGAAGTTTGATCCTGAAAGTGCAGGCAAAAAAGAAGCTTGGACAGTTTTACAAGCAGACAAAGGCTCCAAACTAGTTTGTGGATTTTCTAAACAAACGAATAAAGAAGAATTTTCCGAATACGTACAGACAAATCGTGTAGAGGAAATTTTAAACGAAGTAGAAGTAAAGGAACTGGATTCTTTTCTTCTGAACCCGGGAAGGATTCACGCAATAGGCGGTGGAATTCTTTTGATGGAAGTCCAACAATCTTCCGATTCCACTTATAGAGTGTATGATTACGGAAGACCAAGAGAGTTACATCTTAAAAAAGCGTTGGATGTTTTGGATTTTTCTTCCGCAGATCCTAAGGACAGACTTGTTCCTAAACAAATTGATTCTTTCGAATTCTCTCGTTCCGTTTTGACTGCGAATGATAAGTTCAGAATGGAAATTTTAGAGATAGATTCTAATAAGAAATTTTCTCTTCCTTCTTTTTCATCCGAGCCGGTGTTCCATGTTTTGATGGTATTGAGTGGAGAATGTAAATTAGAAGATCTGGATCTGAAAACTGGAGATACCGTTTTAGTCACAGCTTCAGGTATTAAAGAAGGAGTCACTTGCGAATCCAAATCTTCTTTCTTACGTTTGGCTTGGTCCGGTCCGGGTTCCGACTGGATCCAGTATTCTTGA
- a CDS encoding HNH endonuclease, with translation MNGPGEYSEEPLLWVSESEIKKQRQIAKELRKTPWWRKKKADGICHYCGKKFPPDELTMDHLIPLAKGGKSIKANLVPACKDCNNSKKNKLPFEEF, from the coding sequence ATGAACGGCCCAGGAGAATATTCGGAAGAGCCTCTGCTTTGGGTCAGCGAATCCGAGATCAAAAAACAAAGACAGATCGCAAAAGAATTACGCAAAACTCCCTGGTGGAGAAAGAAAAAAGCGGACGGGATCTGTCATTACTGCGGTAAAAAATTTCCACCTGACGAACTCACTATGGATCATCTGATTCCTTTGGCAAAAGGTGGAAAGTCTATCAAAGCGAATTTGGTCCCTGCTTGTAAAGACTGCAATAATTCCAAAAAGAATAAACTTCCTTTCGAAGAATTCTGA